The following proteins come from a genomic window of Campylobacter concisus:
- the recJ gene encoding single-stranded-DNA-specific exonuclease RecJ: MLNKEDIRNLLAHRFCNDIHKKISEIPTPSALKDIYKGANRIKEAIGKNERIAIVGDYDVDGVVSSVILAEFFDDLGVKDYLVKIPNRFKDGYGLNPEIIDELSADVSLIITVDNGISANDAAIICKEKGIDLIITDHHMPPAVLPEAYAIINPKQEDCNFPNIEICGAEVAWYLVGALKDVFGLNYDMSKFLELLAIAIIADMMELRDMNRMLVRLGICKLNASKRSAFHAIKEFYGKEKFECDDISFLIAPLINSAGRMDDAMNSFNFLRAKSIEEAYNYLDTIIEFNNSRKEEERQLFECSLKDVKEDDEVIITWGEQWHEGVIGIVASRLAKHFAKPAIVFSIDKGRAKGSARSIGKLDILSLIASHEDLLTSYGGHKGAAGLTLAPENLVKFKEAINKSCSCLNMQDCKSSDELLGDIMPSEIDFELLEILEFYEPYGQKNPRPVFKIKNALVKNERLIGRDQNHLKLILQKDNKTLEALFFNFTRHARVGEMIDIIFCISKNSFRGLVTPQLLIKEIL; encoded by the coding sequence ATGCTAAATAAAGAGGATATAAGGAATTTACTAGCGCATAGATTTTGTAACGACATACATAAAAAAATTAGTGAAATTCCGACACCAAGTGCCTTAAAAGATATCTATAAAGGTGCTAATCGCATAAAAGAAGCGATCGGGAAAAACGAGCGAATAGCTATCGTGGGCGATTATGATGTTGATGGTGTTGTTTCGAGTGTGATTTTGGCTGAGTTTTTTGATGATCTTGGCGTGAAAGACTACCTAGTAAAAATTCCAAATAGGTTTAAAGATGGATATGGGCTAAATCCTGAGATAATAGACGAACTCTCAGCTGATGTAAGCTTGATTATCACCGTTGATAACGGCATCTCTGCAAACGATGCGGCCATTATCTGTAAAGAAAAAGGCATCGATCTTATTATCACTGATCATCACATGCCTCCAGCTGTTCTCCCAGAAGCTTATGCGATCATCAATCCAAAACAAGAAGACTGCAACTTCCCAAATATCGAAATTTGTGGTGCTGAGGTCGCTTGGTATTTGGTTGGAGCGTTAAAGGATGTTTTTGGACTAAATTACGATATGAGCAAATTTCTAGAGCTTTTAGCTATCGCGATAATCGCTGATATGATGGAGCTAAGAGATATGAATAGAATGCTTGTTCGCCTTGGCATTTGTAAGCTAAATGCGTCTAAGCGTTCCGCATTTCACGCTATAAAAGAGTTTTATGGTAAGGAAAAATTTGAGTGCGATGATATTAGCTTTCTTATAGCCCCACTTATAAATTCAGCCGGACGCATGGACGATGCGATGAATTCATTTAACTTTTTACGTGCTAAAAGTATCGAAGAGGCTTACAACTACCTTGATACAATCATTGAATTTAACAACTCCAGAAAAGAGGAAGAGCGCCAACTCTTTGAATGCTCGCTAAAGGACGTAAAAGAAGATGATGAAGTCATCATCACTTGGGGTGAGCAGTGGCATGAGGGTGTGATAGGCATCGTAGCTAGCCGCTTAGCAAAGCACTTTGCAAAGCCAGCTATCGTCTTTAGTATCGATAAAGGTCGTGCAAAAGGTAGTGCTAGAAGCATTGGTAAGCTTGATATCTTATCTCTCATAGCAAGCCACGAAGATCTGCTAACAAGCTACGGCGGTCACAAAGGAGCGGCTGGACTTACGCTTGCACCTGAAAATTTGGTGAAATTTAAAGAAGCGATAAATAAAAGTTGCTCATGCCTAAATATGCAAGATTGCAAAAGCTCGGACGAGCTACTTGGCGACATAATGCCAAGCGAGATAGACTTTGAGCTGCTTGAAATTTTAGAATTTTATGAGCCATATGGGCAGAAAAATCCTCGCCCAGTCTTTAAGATAAAAAATGCTCTTGTTAAAAACGAAAGACTTATAGGAAGAGATCAAAATCACCTAAAGCTCATCTTACAAAAGGATAATAAAACGCTTGAGGCTCTATTTTTTAACTTTACAAGACATGCTAGAGTTGGCGAGATGATAGATATTATCTTTTGTATATCAAAAAATTCATTCCGCGGACTTGTTACCCCACAGCTACTCATAAAAGAGATTTTATAA
- a CDS encoding TonB-dependent receptor domain-containing protein: MKISYVLAFALVSNLMLGAEKTIDLAPVTVSAKIEKSVLEEPTKAQIVGKGAILENSDIAKSLLNLSGFTMERKGGGGSEVYYRSQTAARLPVLIDGSTLNGGCGMRMDTPITYISAQNYSSVRIVKGPQDVRYGALISGGIFFDREIARLSKPSFGGNVSVLGGSFRRFETAADVAAGNELGSLEISGGHYQSGDYKSGDGQKMHTHYKRNSVSLVGTLTPTDTTALQLSADLGNGEAAYADRMRDGIQFDRKSFGLKFEQDVGEHKIRLSSYYHQIDHIMDNFTMRPVVPGTGRGKGYSISHPIRDMYGFKLEGELNFDNLTSYLGAGYSEDVFKWRGAGTGGAGVSKAEMDAAVSKPHVKERKVTYKTIYTQNEYVLENDYGLFGGLRLDAGERRLLKTHKSRKENLFSGFFRYEKYLQNLTLYAGLGHAQRLPDHWETSKDDNLKLNKERNTQLDFGTVLKDKNYELNANFFVSKMDDYIMIKYNPMGMSSNVFNTDALLYGGEIEGDTLLADMFRLGAGVSYVYGKVTKNAGGLKDGDALPKVSPLTFKLSAGLEKPDWFVKADFYANASQKRAQKGYGDVGGMDLGKSDSFWTLGLSAGYKYKNYQFLLAAENLNDAKYAYHNSKGGYGGGIAGYETIPNGTRLYEPGRSFWAKFKVHF, encoded by the coding sequence ATGAAAATTTCTTACGTTTTAGCATTTGCTTTAGTATCAAATTTAATGCTTGGTGCTGAAAAAACGATAGACCTGGCTCCGGTTACCGTTTCTGCAAAGATAGAAAAGTCGGTTCTTGAAGAACCTACAAAGGCTCAAATAGTGGGCAAAGGCGCGATACTGGAAAACAGCGACATCGCTAAATCGCTTTTAAATTTGAGCGGCTTTACGATGGAGCGTAAGGGCGGAGGCGGCAGCGAGGTTTATTATCGTTCGCAGACGGCGGCTAGGCTGCCGGTGCTGATCGACGGTAGCACGCTAAACGGCGGCTGCGGCATGCGTATGGATACGCCCATCACCTACATCTCGGCGCAAAACTACAGCTCGGTTCGCATCGTAAAAGGCCCGCAAGACGTTAGATACGGCGCGCTCATTAGCGGCGGTATATTTTTCGATAGAGAGATAGCAAGGCTGTCAAAACCGAGCTTCGGAGGAAACGTAAGCGTGCTGGGCGGCAGTTTTAGAAGATTTGAAACTGCCGCGGACGTAGCGGCGGGTAACGAGCTTGGAAGCCTAGAAATTTCTGGCGGACACTACCAGAGCGGCGATTATAAAAGCGGCGACGGACAGAAAATGCATACGCACTATAAACGCAACAGCGTCTCTCTCGTGGGTACGCTAACGCCCACGGATACTACCGCCTTGCAGCTAAGCGCGGACTTGGGTAATGGAGAAGCAGCATATGCCGACAGGATGAGGGACGGCATACAATTTGACCGTAAATCTTTCGGACTCAAATTTGAACAAGACGTCGGCGAGCACAAGATCAGGCTAAGCTCGTACTATCATCAAATCGATCACATAATGGACAACTTCACCATGCGTCCGGTGGTGCCGGGTACGGGGCGCGGCAAGGGATATAGCATCAGCCACCCGATACGCGATATGTATGGCTTTAAGCTAGAAGGCGAGCTAAATTTCGACAATCTAACAAGCTATCTTGGCGCTGGGTACTCTGAGGATGTATTTAAGTGGAGAGGCGCCGGAACGGGCGGAGCCGGCGTATCTAAAGCCGAAATGGACGCAGCCGTATCAAAGCCGCACGTAAAAGAGCGCAAGGTAACGTATAAAACGATCTACACTCAAAACGAATACGTCCTAGAAAACGACTACGGGCTTTTTGGCGGACTTAGGCTGGACGCGGGCGAGAGAAGGCTGCTAAAAACGCATAAGAGCAGAAAAGAAAATTTATTCTCAGGCTTTTTTAGATACGAAAAATATCTGCAAAATTTAACGCTTTACGCGGGACTAGGTCACGCGCAAAGGTTACCGGATCACTGGGAAACGAGTAAAGACGATAATCTTAAGCTAAATAAAGAAAGAAACACTCAGCTTGACTTCGGTACCGTGCTAAAAGATAAAAACTACGAGCTAAACGCGAATTTCTTCGTCTCGAAGATGGATGATTACATAATGATAAAGTATAACCCTATGGGTATGTCTTCAAACGTATTTAATACCGATGCTTTACTATACGGCGGCGAGATCGAGGGCGATACGCTACTAGCCGATATGTTTAGGCTGGGGGCGGGCGTATCCTACGTCTACGGCAAAGTGACTAAAAATGCGGGCGGCCTAAAAGACGGCGACGCGCTGCCTAAGGTTTCGCCTCTAACGTTTAAACTAAGCGCCGGCCTAGAAAAGCCAGACTGGTTCGTCAAAGCCGACTTCTACGCTAACGCATCGCAAAAACGCGCGCAAAAAGGCTACGGCGACGTGGGCGGTATGGACCTGGGCAAGAGCGATAGCTTCTGGACGCTAGGACTAAGCGCGGGCTATAAATATAAAAATTATCAATTTTTGCTAGCGGCGGAAAACCTAAACGACGCCAAATACGCCTATCATAACTCAAAAGGCGGCTACGGCGGCGGTATCGCAGGCTACGAGACCATCCCGAACGGCACGAGGCTTTATGAGCCGGGCAGAAGCTTTTGGGCGAAATTTAAGGTGCATTTTTAG
- a CDS encoding protein-L-isoaspartate(D-aspartate) O-methyltransferase, protein MTQLEAIKCQNLASDIADEIILSPLLFDAIATTEREIFVPITAHAYKLDAQPILGNQWISSPLTVAKMTMALECENMDNILEIGCGSGYQAAILSKLAHRIFSVERIEKLAMEAKKRFEALKIKNVHVRYDDGNNGWRSYAPFDRILLSAAADEISPNLFKQLKNGGILVAPMKKDGKQFIAKFKKDKDGNLEKEYLDECLFVPLLEGRE, encoded by the coding sequence TTGACCCAACTAGAAGCGATAAAATGCCAAAATTTAGCTAGCGATATAGCCGACGAGATCATACTAAGTCCGCTTTTGTTCGATGCGATAGCTACCACTGAGCGTGAAATTTTTGTACCAATCACTGCACATGCTTATAAACTTGACGCGCAGCCCATACTGGGCAATCAATGGATCAGCTCACCGCTAACTGTGGCAAAGATGACCATGGCGCTAGAGTGCGAGAATATGGATAACATCCTAGAGATAGGCTGCGGCAGTGGCTATCAAGCAGCTATTTTAAGCAAACTTGCACATAGAATTTTTAGTGTCGAGCGAATAGAAAAGCTAGCCATGGAGGCAAAAAAACGCTTCGAGGCACTAAAAATAAAAAACGTGCATGTAAGATATGATGACGGCAACAATGGCTGGCGAAGCTACGCACCATTTGATCGTATCCTGCTCTCGGCAGCTGCTGATGAGATCTCGCCAAATTTATTTAAGCAGCTTAAAAATGGTGGAATTTTAGTAGCTCCGATGAAGAAAGATGGCAAGCAATTTATCGCTAAATTTAAAAAAGATAAAGATGGAAATTTAGAAAAAGAGTACTTGGATGAGTGCCTTTTTGTGCCACTTCTTGAAGGTAGAGAGTAG
- a CDS encoding carbon-nitrogen hydrolase family protein: MSENLNLISLTLKAKNATDRLEELANLVEAAPENSLILASELCISGYDFDGFFAGANKAMLGGMIGSFDAMLLERLQEALSPDKFLGFTHLTSLNKSAGLAQISNLNPHQPKIYNEFLLLNSNNVFHSQFKAELFRPNLEYEIFAAGEVSDINAFDFRGLKLGVLICFELRDSRLWAKLKECDIIMVPAMWGKAREDAYLSLCKALAIANNCYVMISSSLALEVAGVFLPNGTLVKETIFDANLIKEIKTNLGIL, translated from the coding sequence ATGAGCGAAAATTTAAACCTAATAAGCCTAACTTTAAAGGCAAAAAATGCAACAGATCGCCTAGAAGAGCTTGCAAATTTAGTTGAGGCTGCGCCTGAAAACTCACTCATTCTTGCAAGCGAGCTTTGCATCAGCGGCTATGACTTTGACGGCTTTTTTGCAGGGGCGAACAAAGCGATGCTTGGTGGCATGATAGGTAGCTTTGATGCAATGCTGCTTGAGCGCTTGCAAGAGGCGCTTAGCCCAGATAAATTTCTTGGTTTTACGCACCTTACTAGCCTAAACAAAAGCGCAGGGCTCGCTCAAATTTCAAATCTAAATCCACACCAGCCAAAAATTTATAACGAATTTTTGCTTCTTAACTCAAATAATGTCTTTCACTCACAATTTAAAGCCGAACTTTTTAGGCCAAATTTGGAGTATGAGATCTTTGCCGCTGGCGAGGTGAGCGATATAAATGCCTTTGATTTTAGAGGACTAAAGCTTGGGGTGCTAATATGCTTTGAACTACGTGATAGTAGGCTTTGGGCAAAACTAAAGGAGTGTGACATCATCATGGTACCAGCCATGTGGGGCAAGGCAAGAGAGGATGCTTATCTTAGTCTTTGCAAGGCTCTAGCTATCGCAAACAACTGCTACGTCATGATCTCAAGCTCACTTGCATTAGAAGTTGCTGGGGTATTTTTACCAAATGGTACACTTGTTAAAGAGACGATATTTGATGCAAATTTAATAAAAGAGATCAAGACGAATTTAGGGATTTTATAA
- a CDS encoding ribonucleotide-diphosphate reductase subunit beta — protein MNRKRIYNPSSNENLTDRRVFNGNPHGILNFTKAKYEWALKLWDLMEANTWFPKEVDTTDDVRDYAYNLTEAEKRMYDLVWSQLISMDSFQTNNLADNINPYITAPEINAVLSRQAYEEANHSKSYAVMVEAICDNTDLIYEMEKHDDVLREKNDYISSVYEELAGEVTDEKLLLAMVANQILEGIYFYSGFTAIYALARAGKMLGSAQMIRFIQRDEITHLLLFQNMINSVRKERPDLFTPETEAKIYDMFEKAGNLEIKWGKYITQNQIMGFTDDIIEQYIHYLIDQRLVAIGLKRKYNVAHPIKWVDDFAKFNDQKSNFFEAKVTNYSKGSISFDDF, from the coding sequence ATGAATAGAAAACGCATCTACAACCCAAGTTCAAATGAAAATTTGACCGACAGAAGAGTCTTTAACGGCAACCCGCACGGCATTTTAAATTTCACCAAGGCAAAATACGAGTGGGCGTTAAAGCTTTGGGACCTCATGGAGGCAAATACCTGGTTTCCAAAAGAGGTCGACACCACAGACGACGTGCGCGACTACGCCTACAACCTCACAGAGGCTGAAAAACGCATGTATGACCTAGTTTGGAGCCAGCTCATCTCAATGGATAGCTTTCAGACAAATAACCTAGCTGACAACATCAACCCTTACATCACCGCACCAGAGATCAACGCCGTGCTAAGCCGCCAAGCCTACGAAGAGGCAAACCACAGCAAGTCTTACGCCGTCATGGTCGAGGCGATCTGTGACAACACCGACCTCATTTATGAGATGGAGAAGCACGACGATGTCTTACGCGAGAAAAATGACTACATCTCAAGTGTCTATGAAGAGCTTGCGGGTGAAGTGACTGACGAGAAGCTGCTTCTTGCGATGGTTGCCAACCAAATTTTAGAGGGTATCTACTTTTACAGTGGCTTTACAGCGATCTACGCTCTAGCTCGTGCTGGCAAGATGCTAGGCTCAGCTCAAATGATACGCTTCATCCAACGCGACGAGATCACGCACTTGCTTTTGTTTCAAAACATGATAAATTCGGTCCGCAAAGAGAGACCTGACCTCTTTACGCCTGAGACTGAGGCAAAAATTTATGATATGTTTGAAAAAGCTGGAAATTTAGAGATCAAATGGGGCAAATACATCACCCAAAACCAAATAATGGGCTTTACTGATGATATCATCGAGCAATACATCCACTATCTCATCGACCAACGTCTAGTTGCAATCGGTCTAAAACGCAAATACAATGTCGCTCACCCAATCAAATGGGTCGATGACTTTGCGAAATTTAACGACCAAAAGTCAAATTTCTTTGAAGCAAAGGTGACAAACTACAGCAAGGGAAGCATCAGCTTTGATGACTTTTAA
- a CDS encoding PepSY-associated TM helix domain-containing protein, translated as MFLKRGKIIFNIHLIIGLIAAIPLIFMTLSAPFASYREEIKSAINKNFINLVPSEKVNLSLNELLAKAKSEIQFDTLESLQIGGANEAYRISITKDKKQLNFFIDPRSGEVISEDWGEKFRIIILSLHRNLGLALLDSKVPANIGKQIVAISSIIMALLAISGLILYAPAIKRNFLNSLKIKPKAKGYACFYNLHTSLGTYVAILLVVMSLTGLYWSYGWVRSGVNSIFFDLKTAPMKKSLPQSNLLPISDEKFKEIETAKQIFKENVTLELKSLTINVPENNQTTYTINYETSESQVGKLKLDASAGKIKENKLISKAESIPEAKKAGRKVLSLHTGEMFGEIGQVVFAVSCVIAVLLIITGFLMTIKRSKAV; from the coding sequence ATGTTTTTAAAAAGAGGAAAAATCATCTTCAACATCCACCTAATAATTGGACTAATTGCGGCTATTCCGCTAATATTCATGACTCTTTCAGCACCATTTGCGTCTTATAGAGAAGAGATCAAAAGTGCGATAAATAAAAATTTTATAAACTTAGTTCCTAGCGAAAAAGTAAATTTAAGTTTAAATGAACTCCTAGCTAAAGCAAAAAGTGAGATTCAATTTGATACGCTTGAAAGCTTACAAATAGGTGGAGCAAATGAAGCTTATCGTATAAGCATTACAAAGGATAAAAAGCAATTAAATTTCTTCATAGATCCAAGAAGTGGCGAAGTTATTAGCGAGGATTGGGGTGAGAAATTTCGTATCATTATCTTAAGTCTTCATAGAAATTTAGGACTTGCCTTGCTTGATAGCAAAGTACCAGCCAATATCGGCAAACAAATAGTTGCCATTAGCTCTATCATCATGGCTCTGCTTGCTATCAGTGGCCTCATCCTCTACGCACCAGCGATCAAACGAAATTTCTTAAATTCGCTAAAAATTAAACCAAAAGCAAAGGGCTACGCCTGCTTCTATAACCTTCACACCAGCCTTGGCACCTACGTGGCGATCTTACTTGTGGTGATGTCACTAACTGGACTTTACTGGTCTTATGGATGGGTTAGAAGCGGTGTAAATAGTATATTTTTTGACCTAAAAACAGCTCCAATGAAAAAAAGTCTACCACAATCAAATTTACTCCCAATAAGCGACGAGAAATTTAAAGAGATCGAGACTGCGAAGCAAATTTTTAAAGAAAATGTCACGCTAGAGCTAAAATCGCTCACGATAAACGTACCTGAAAATAACCAAACTACCTACACTATAAACTACGAAACTAGCGAGAGCCAAGTGGGCAAACTAAAGCTTGACGCGAGCGCTGGTAAGATCAAAGAGAATAAGCTTATTAGCAAGGCTGAAAGCATTCCAGAGGCTAAAAAAGCTGGCCGCAAAGTGCTTAGTCTGCACACCGGTGAGATGTTTGGCGAAATTGGTCAGGTAGTGTTTGCCGTATCATGTGTGATCGCAGTTTTACTAATCATAACTGGCTTTTTGATGACCATAAAAAGGAGCAAAGCCGTCTAA
- a CDS encoding spore coat protein, producing the protein MQNLKQYVNEILKSHSDGNDRVFSFKFDGQKFWLKRIEKNIEGGFLTKIFKPNPYKSFANEIKKLEILNEAKAPAPKLILKSDEFFVIEDVGEPISQLFKYSNNEKFKHEILLKAARALAGLHALNFAHGRPALRDIAIKNDEIKFLDFESKFFSHDLELQKCRDLLVFIDELFRFKISDEFASEVISEYLATGGGEIYARSLQLIIKFKPLYHLLKPFKSLNKKDLNAVIRTFEYLLPIAQNK; encoded by the coding sequence ATGCAAAATTTAAAACAATATGTCAATGAAATTTTAAAAAGTCATAGTGACGGTAATGATCGTGTCTTTAGCTTTAAATTTGATGGACAAAAATTTTGGTTAAAACGTATTGAAAAAAACATTGAAGGTGGCTTTTTAACTAAAATTTTCAAGCCAAATCCTTATAAATCATTTGCCAACGAAATAAAGAAACTTGAAATTTTAAACGAAGCCAAAGCTCCTGCCCCAAAACTCATTCTAAAAAGCGATGAGTTTTTCGTGATAGAAGATGTCGGTGAACCGATTTCTCAGCTTTTTAAGTATAGCAACAATGAAAAATTTAAACATGAAATTCTACTAAAAGCAGCCCGCGCACTAGCTGGGCTTCATGCACTAAATTTTGCGCACGGACGCCCAGCCCTTAGGGATATCGCCATAAAAAATGACGAGATAAAATTTTTAGACTTTGAGTCAAAATTTTTTAGCCATGACCTAGAGCTTCAAAAGTGTCGCGATCTGCTTGTTTTTATAGATGAGTTATTTCGTTTTAAAATTTCAGACGAGTTTGCAAGCGAAGTCATTAGCGAATATTTGGCAACCGGAGGGGGTGAAATTTACGCGCGCTCACTACAGCTAATTATAAAATTTAAACCACTTTATCACTTACTAAAACCATTTAAATCTCTAAATAAAAAGGATCTAAACGCAGTCATCAGAACCTTTGAGTATCTCTTACCGATCGCTCAAAATAAATAG
- the frr gene encoding ribosome recycling factor — protein sequence MLNKIYETQKEGCEKAIASLKRDFTTLRTGKVNINIVDHVMVDYYGSPTPLNQVATVLTSDASTIAITPWEKSMIKAISSAIQAANIGVNPNSDGESVKLFFPPMTVEQRQENAKHAKSMGEKAKVSIRNVRKDANDEVKKLEKDKAITEDESKKGQDEVQKITDTYTAKIDTLVKEKEAELLKI from the coding sequence ATGCTAAATAAAATTTACGAAACACAAAAAGAAGGCTGCGAGAAAGCAATAGCTTCACTAAAACGCGACTTTACAACGCTTAGAACAGGTAAGGTAAACATTAATATTGTAGATCATGTAATGGTTGATTATTATGGTTCGCCAACTCCACTTAACCAAGTAGCCACTGTGCTTACAAGCGACGCTTCAACTATCGCTATCACGCCTTGGGAAAAAAGTATGATAAAAGCCATATCATCGGCTATCCAAGCAGCAAATATCGGTGTCAATCCAAATAGTGACGGCGAGAGTGTTAAGCTATTTTTCCCACCTATGACCGTTGAGCAACGCCAAGAAAATGCAAAACATGCAAAATCAATGGGAGAAAAAGCCAAAGTTAGTATAAGAAACGTAAGAAAAGACGCAAACGATGAAGTCAAAAAGCTTGAAAAAGACAAAGCTATAACTGAGGACGAGAGCAAAAAGGGGCAAGATGAGGTTCAAAAGATAACTGACACCTACACTGCAAAAATCGATACTCTTGTAAAAGAAAAAGAAGCCGAGCTTTTAAAAATCTAA
- a CDS encoding polysaccharide deacetylase family protein, which translates to MIKTLLASFLTLTFALADAHILVYHRFDDPRHTSTDISIKNLREQFEYFKNNGYEVVKLSKLVDAVNAGEKIPDNWIVITVDDGYKSFYDKALSVFKEYKYPFALMLYVEASANKYGDYLDFDQIKELEAYGEIGYHSYAHPRMTKLSDEALREDFQKGVETFEKHMGYKPKYFAVPYGEIDNRVVSLAKEFGFLALLNQNSGAVSDKSDVYDLYRTPVMNGTKIALTFNSKFLNAEWIFPDSYPQNNAIDRLIIKTDTNASEGNFFMTGFNGFKKVPMTNGVFECKFNPPLDKRKVLISLKVDHQRSTKLLIKDINAK; encoded by the coding sequence ATGATAAAAACACTTTTAGCGTCATTCTTGACGCTAACATTTGCTTTAGCAGACGCTCATATTTTAGTCTATCATCGCTTTGATGATCCAAGACATACAAGCACTGATATTTCTATTAAAAATTTAAGAGAGCAGTTTGAATATTTCAAAAATAATGGCTATGAAGTCGTTAAACTCTCAAAGCTAGTCGATGCTGTAAATGCTGGCGAAAAAATACCTGATAACTGGATCGTCATCACTGTAGATGATGGTTATAAAAGTTTCTATGACAAGGCCCTTAGTGTATTTAAAGAGTATAAATATCCATTTGCGCTAATGCTTTATGTGGAAGCCAGTGCAAATAAATATGGCGATTATTTGGATTTTGATCAGATTAAAGAACTTGAGGCCTACGGCGAGATCGGCTACCACTCATACGCGCACCCAAGGATGACAAAACTTAGCGATGAGGCATTAAGAGAGGATTTTCAAAAGGGTGTAGAGACCTTTGAAAAACATATGGGCTATAAGCCAAAATATTTCGCAGTGCCATACGGTGAGATCGATAACAGAGTTGTCTCTTTGGCAAAAGAATTTGGCTTTTTAGCACTTTTAAATCAAAACTCAGGTGCGGTTTCAGACAAGAGTGATGTTTACGATCTCTATAGAACACCAGTAATGAATGGTACAAAAATAGCACTAACTTTTAATAGCAAATTTCTAAATGCCGAGTGGATATTTCCGGATAGCTATCCACAAAATAATGCAATAGACAGACTTATTATAAAAACTGATACAAATGCTAGTGAAGGTAATTTTTTCATGACTGGCTTTAATGGCTTTAAAAAGGTACCTATGACAAATGGTGTTTTTGAGTGTAAATTTAACCCACCTCTCGATAAACGCAAAGTTTTAATATCACTAAAAGTAGATCATCAACGAAGTACAAAACTTCTAATAAAGGACATCAATGCTAAATAA
- the secG gene encoding preprotein translocase subunit SecG: MSLIFLILQFALAVIITIAVLLQKSSSIGLGAYSGSNESLFGAKGPAGFLAKFTFIVGILFILNTLALGYFYNKDLKRSIVDSVDSKSLVIPKSNDVPSAPSAPQTPAK, encoded by the coding sequence GTGAGTTTAATATTTTTGATCTTACAGTTTGCTCTAGCTGTCATTATAACTATCGCTGTTTTACTTCAAAAAAGCTCATCTATCGGACTTGGGGCATATAGCGGAAGTAACGAGAGTCTTTTTGGAGCAAAAGGACCAGCTGGATTTTTAGCTAAATTTACTTTTATCGTAGGTATTTTATTTATCTTAAATACACTTGCACTTGGATACTTCTACAATAAAGATCTAAAACGCTCTATCGTTGATAGCGTCGATAGTAAATCTCTAGTCATACCAAAGTCAAACGACGTACCATCAGCTCCTAGTGCACCACAAACTCCAGCAAAATAA
- a CDS encoding thiamine-phosphate pyrophosphorylase: METTKDERIYRVIDANLNRLKEGLRVVEDMKRYVFDDAKLAYKIKSLRHKAKIPQKEFLKFRNSQNDVLKTSTKSEQARENLDEIITANFKRAQESARVLEECFKLINLEQAELFKGIRYELYELEKEL; this comes from the coding sequence ATAGAAACGACTAAAGATGAGCGCATCTACCGAGTAATAGATGCGAATCTAAATAGGCTAAAAGAAGGGCTTCGCGTTGTTGAAGATATGAAAAGATATGTCTTTGATGACGCCAAGCTCGCCTATAAGATAAAATCCCTCCGCCACAAGGCAAAGATCCCGCAAAAAGAATTTTTAAAATTTAGAAATTCTCAAAACGACGTTTTAAAAACTAGCACAAAAAGCGAGCAAGCTAGAGAAAATTTAGACGAGATAATAACTGCAAATTTCAAGCGCGCCCAGGAGAGTGCTCGCGTGCTTGAAGAGTGCTTTAAACTCATAAATTTAGAACAAGCCGAGCTTTTTAAAGGCATAAGATATGAGCTTTATGAGCTTGAAAAAGAACTTTAA